One genomic segment of Paenibacillus sp. FSL H8-0332 includes these proteins:
- a CDS encoding DUF5696 domain-containing protein — protein MKKKLTIIAIVIMLSGAALLPYTDLAESAPEAAVQSDAAIQSEATVQSSAQSVQDTPKSPELSADLKAALDNEYLTLYLNQTTTEIAVKDKKSGALWYSNPQDREQDAVATGYNKSKLNVQVELTYYDSKGNLMNYDNYTHSVQGSQFTIEESGDSLNIVYTLGEVKSNIDGIPKYISEERFRTLIIDRIEKERDKKEIEKRFRYDESNKRYERRDTSFKGVGLKKVTSLFEQVGYDEEQIAIDKAAYGEEEDGAALVTLPLEYKLDGKQLRVSIPGDKVRYPDNMHIQTLSLLPFFGASGTKDEGYSLVPDGSGSLIHFNNNKLYAAPYRTAMYGPDAALTQLGQVQKEETARLPVFGMKVQDRGFLAVIESGDAVAAVEADVSGRLNQYNNVFSSYTLGSLEEVTLTNGWRSSTVKQFQAGIFSGDITVAYSFLDKEGASYSGMAAHYREYLIEHTGMARLEGAEDVPFYLELIGGIPKKKFFLGIPYSAYEPLTSFKEAEVILEQMQEKGIGDIQLRYTGWFNGGINHNYPKGVSVDSKLGGTKGLKELQAYAQDKGVTLYPDASFLQTFPEAKGLGKSQASRLITGKLAHTYPFDFSMLKLDVKQPSGYVVSPRVLPGVVDGFLGDYAALGVDGLSLRDLGSGLNSDFNAEDLVDRQRAEGIVKEQLERMSSSVPRLMVEGGNAYAAPFARHIVAAPMQSSGFNITDESIPFFQMVYHGYLQYAGTAWNMADDQDASLSLLKALETGSAPYYTWFYADPSNIKMTGFDRLYSADYRSWIDQAAGQYQALSRVLKSVQSQTIKEHKKLAAGVYQTTYEAGTAIIVNYNRAPVTVGGVTIDGRNYRVGGEQP, from the coding sequence TTGAAGAAGAAGCTAACCATCATTGCAATTGTGATTATGCTCAGCGGCGCAGCCCTGCTGCCGTACACAGACTTGGCGGAATCTGCGCCTGAAGCGGCGGTACAGTCCGATGCGGCGATACAATCCGAAGCAACGGTACAATCTTCAGCGCAGAGCGTGCAGGACACCCCGAAATCGCCGGAGCTATCCGCAGATCTGAAGGCGGCCCTGGACAACGAGTATTTGACCCTGTATCTGAATCAGACGACTACGGAGATTGCCGTTAAGGATAAGAAGAGCGGAGCGCTCTGGTATTCTAACCCCCAGGACCGCGAACAGGATGCTGTCGCCACCGGATATAACAAATCCAAGCTGAATGTGCAGGTAGAGCTGACCTATTATGACAGCAAGGGCAATCTGATGAACTACGACAACTACACTCACAGTGTGCAGGGTAGCCAATTTACCATCGAGGAATCGGGCGACAGCCTGAATATCGTGTACACACTGGGGGAGGTCAAGAGCAATATCGATGGGATTCCCAAATACATCAGTGAAGAACGCTTCCGCACCCTAATCATCGACCGCATTGAGAAGGAGCGTGACAAGAAGGAGATCGAGAAACGGTTCAGGTACGATGAATCCAATAAGCGGTATGAACGAAGAGATACCTCCTTCAAGGGAGTGGGGCTTAAGAAGGTGACCTCCCTGTTCGAGCAGGTGGGCTATGATGAGGAGCAAATCGCCATCGATAAGGCGGCCTACGGCGAAGAGGAGGACGGAGCCGCCCTGGTGACGCTTCCCCTGGAATACAAGCTGGACGGGAAGCAGCTGCGGGTAAGCATCCCGGGCGATAAGGTCAGATATCCGGATAATATGCACATTCAGACGTTGTCGCTGCTTCCGTTTTTTGGGGCGAGCGGGACGAAGGATGAGGGCTACAGCCTGGTGCCTGACGGCTCCGGGTCGCTGATACACTTCAATAATAACAAGCTCTATGCTGCCCCATACCGTACCGCGATGTACGGACCGGATGCTGCGCTGACCCAGCTGGGGCAAGTGCAGAAGGAGGAGACCGCACGGCTGCCTGTATTCGGCATGAAGGTTCAGGACCGCGGCTTCCTGGCGGTGATCGAGAGCGGAGATGCGGTTGCAGCCGTGGAGGCAGACGTCAGCGGGCGGCTGAATCAGTATAACAATGTCTTCTCCAGCTATACGCTGGGCAGTCTGGAGGAAGTGACGCTGACCAACGGCTGGCGCTCCAGTACGGTGAAGCAATTTCAGGCAGGTATCTTCTCCGGAGATATCACTGTAGCCTACAGCTTCCTTGATAAGGAGGGGGCCAGCTACTCAGGCATGGCCGCACATTACCGGGAGTACTTAATCGAACATACCGGGATGGCAAGGCTGGAAGGGGCAGAGGACGTTCCCTTCTACCTGGAATTGATCGGCGGCATTCCGAAGAAGAAATTCTTCCTGGGCATTCCTTACAGCGCTTATGAGCCGCTTACTTCCTTCAAGGAGGCTGAGGTCATTCTGGAGCAGATGCAGGAGAAGGGGATTGGAGACATTCAGCTGCGGTATACCGGATGGTTCAACGGCGGCATCAACCATAATTACCCGAAGGGCGTATCGGTGGACAGCAAGCTTGGCGGGACCAAAGGGCTCAAGGAGCTCCAGGCCTACGCACAGGATAAGGGGGTTACACTGTATCCCGATGCTTCGTTCCTGCAGACCTTCCCGGAAGCCAAGGGCCTCGGCAAGTCACAGGCCTCCCGGCTGATTACAGGCAAGCTGGCGCATACGTATCCCTTCGACTTCTCCATGCTGAAGCTGGATGTGAAGCAGCCCTCCGGTTATGTCGTCAGCCCCCGGGTACTGCCGGGTGTGGTAGACGGCTTCCTCGGGGATTATGCAGCGCTTGGAGTGGACGGCTTGTCCCTGCGGGATCTCGGCAGCGGGCTGAATTCCGATTTCAATGCGGAGGATCTGGTTGACCGCCAGCGGGCCGAGGGAATCGTCAAGGAGCAGCTTGAGCGCATGAGCAGCTCGGTGCCCCGCTTGATGGTGGAAGGCGGCAATGCGTACGCGGCGCCCTTCGCCCGTCATATAGTTGCTGCGCCCATGCAGAGCAGCGGGTTCAATATTACGGATGAGAGCATCCCCTTCTTCCAGATGGTGTACCACGGCTATCTGCAATATGCCGGAACCGCCTGGAATATGGCTGACGATCAGGATGCATCACTCAGCCTGCTGAAGGCGCTGGAGACCGGGAGCGCACCTTATTATACCTGGTTCTATGCAGATCCCTCTAATATCAAGATGACAGGCTTCGACCGGCTGTATTCAGCCGATTACCGCAGCTGGATTGACCAGGCAGCCGGGCAGTATCAGGCCTTGAGCCGTGTACTGAAGAGTGTCCAGTCCCAGACGATCAAGGAGCATAAGAAGCTTGCGGCCGGTGTCTATCAGACGACCTATGAAGCGGGTACCGCAATTATAGTGAATTATAACCGTGCACCGGTGACTGTGGGCGGAGTAACCATAGACGGACGGAATTACCGGGTAGGAGGTGAGCAGCCATAA
- a CDS encoding sugar ABC transporter permease, with translation MKLKKLSLEQKNRYYGLYFILPWFAGFCFLFLTPLLSSLRFSLSNLQVNDEGFTLKYIGLANFREALFSHESYVRTLTESVMNIVLNTPLILIFSLFFAVLLNQKFHGRVLARAIFFLPVILASGIIASIENGDLMQSVVRSASDSTGGGLSVIKNLELTTLLIESGLSPTVVQYLTGAVSRIYEIVSQSGVQILIFLAGLQSISPSLYEAAKIEGSTGYEAFWKITFPMIGPLILTNLVYTIIDSFISDQTSRMVVDTAFKSFNFGLSAAMSWMYFAIIALLLWITTALISRKVFYQD, from the coding sequence ATGAAGCTTAAGAAGCTGTCCCTGGAGCAAAAAAACAGATATTACGGCCTGTACTTCATTCTTCCCTGGTTCGCGGGCTTCTGCTTCCTGTTCCTGACGCCGCTGCTGTCTTCCCTGCGGTTCAGCCTCAGTAACCTGCAGGTCAATGATGAGGGCTTCACGCTGAAGTATATCGGACTCGCGAACTTCCGGGAGGCGCTGTTCTCCCATGAATCCTATGTCCGGACATTAACGGAATCCGTGATGAATATCGTGCTGAACACCCCGCTTATTCTGATTTTCAGCCTGTTTTTCGCCGTGCTGCTCAATCAGAAGTTCCATGGCAGGGTGCTGGCCCGGGCCATCTTCTTCCTGCCGGTCATTCTGGCCTCGGGTATTATTGCCAGCATTGAGAACGGGGATCTGATGCAGTCCGTTGTGCGCAGCGCCAGTGATTCCACGGGCGGAGGCCTGTCGGTGATCAAGAATCTGGAGTTGACCACGCTGCTGATCGAATCCGGTCTGAGCCCCACTGTGGTGCAGTATCTGACTGGGGCAGTGAGCCGGATCTATGAGATTGTCAGCCAATCGGGCGTGCAGATCCTGATCTTCCTGGCGGGGCTGCAATCGATCTCCCCTTCCCTGTATGAGGCGGCGAAGATTGAAGGCTCCACAGGCTACGAGGCCTTCTGGAAAATTACGTTTCCGATGATCGGCCCGCTGATCCTGACGAATCTGGTCTATACCATCATCGACAGCTTCATCAGCGACCAGACCAGCCGCATGGTGGTGGATACAGCGTTTAAGAGCTTCAATTTCGGGCTGAGCGCAGCCATGTCCTGGATGTATTTTGCCATCATTGCGCTGCTGTTGTGGATTACGACGGCGCTGATCTCACGCAAAGTCTTTTATCAAGACTAG
- a CDS encoding carbohydrate ABC transporter permease, which yields MKTETAAMPHRSRKEQLHRLASAAYWVEFSKKWLWVIARFVLVFGISFVILYPILLKLSIAFKSMDDLYDSTVIWVPQAFTLENFRLVFKAMNYPAVLRNTMLLSSAVMVLQTIICVLAGYGFARIKFKGSGLLFAAVIFTILVPSQTIMIPLYLHFKNFDLFGLIELFTGKPANLINTYWPFIISSMLGMGVKTGLYVYIFRQFFKGIPREIEEAAYVDGAGYFTTFARVILPNAIPSMVTVMLFSFVWQWNDSFFTNMYLNEPKVMSSMMSSAGYGIATYMTGGGQAANSLVQDPFFMSMMMNTSVLMAILPLIILYVFVQRHFVESVERSGLVG from the coding sequence ATGAAGACAGAGACCGCAGCAATGCCGCACCGCTCCAGGAAAGAGCAGCTGCACAGGCTGGCCTCGGCCGCTTATTGGGTAGAATTTTCGAAAAAATGGTTATGGGTCATCGCCCGCTTTGTGCTGGTCTTCGGTATCTCGTTCGTCATCCTGTACCCGATCCTGCTGAAGCTGTCGATTGCGTTCAAGAGTATGGATGATTTGTATGATTCCACCGTGATCTGGGTACCGCAGGCGTTCACCCTGGAGAACTTCAGGCTCGTATTCAAGGCGATGAACTATCCGGCAGTCCTGCGGAATACCATGCTGTTGTCGTCAGCGGTCATGGTGCTTCAGACGATCATCTGTGTGCTGGCCGGTTACGGCTTTGCCCGGATTAAGTTCAAGGGGAGCGGGCTGCTGTTCGCGGCAGTGATCTTTACGATCCTTGTCCCCTCCCAGACAATCATGATCCCGCTGTACCTGCACTTCAAGAATTTTGACCTGTTCGGCCTGATTGAGCTGTTCACGGGGAAGCCGGCGAATCTCATTAACACGTATTGGCCGTTTATTATTTCTTCAATGCTCGGGATGGGCGTTAAGACAGGGCTGTATGTCTATATTTTCCGCCAGTTCTTCAAGGGCATTCCACGGGAGATTGAGGAAGCGGCCTATGTGGACGGAGCAGGCTATTTCACCACCTTCGCCCGGGTGATTCTGCCCAATGCCATTCCGTCAATGGTAACGGTGATGCTGTTCTCCTTCGTGTGGCAGTGGAATGACTCATTCTTCACCAATATGTATCTGAATGAACCGAAGGTCATGTCATCGATGATGTCATCGGCCGGCTACGGCATTGCTACCTACATGACAGGCGGCGGACAGGCGGCGAATTCGCTCGTTCAGGACCCGTTCTTCATGTCCATGATGATGAATACCAGTGTGCTGATGGCGATTCTGCCGCTAATTATTCTCTATGTATTCGTTCAGCGGCATTTCGTAGAGAGTGTGGAGCGGTCCGGTCTGGTCGGTTAG